A window of the Sporosarcina sp. FSL K6-2383 genome harbors these coding sequences:
- the cysE gene encoding serine O-acetyltransferase: MFQRMKEDIRCIFDQDPAARSTFEVVLTYSGLHAIWSHRVAHALYKKKLLFLARVVSQISRFFTGIEIHPGATIGRRFFIDHGMGVVVGETCEIGNDVTIYQGVTLGGTGKEKGKRHPTLCDNVLVASGAKVLGSITIGENSKVGAGSVVLKDVPADSTVVGIPGTIVISNGVKVKSKYDHQEMPDPVADKCRMLEDELEQLKKRFIEIEKFVEKEGNLL; this comes from the coding sequence GTGTTTCAACGGATGAAAGAAGACATTCGCTGCATATTCGATCAAGATCCAGCGGCGCGTAGTACATTTGAAGTTGTGCTGACGTATTCGGGTCTGCATGCTATTTGGTCCCACCGCGTTGCGCATGCTTTATATAAAAAGAAGTTATTGTTTTTAGCGCGAGTTGTGTCACAAATCAGCAGGTTTTTTACGGGGATTGAAATTCATCCAGGTGCAACGATTGGGCGACGGTTTTTCATCGACCATGGGATGGGTGTTGTTGTGGGGGAAACGTGTGAAATTGGTAATGACGTCACGATTTACCAAGGTGTGACGCTAGGTGGAACGGGTAAAGAGAAAGGGAAGCGGCATCCAACGCTTTGCGATAACGTGCTAGTTGCATCAGGTGCGAAAGTACTTGGTTCTATTACGATTGGCGAGAATAGCAAAGTGGGGGCGGGATCAGTTGTGCTCAAGGATGTCCCGGCTGATTCCACGGTCGTGGGTATTCCGGGGACAATCGTCATTTCGAATGGTGTTAAAGTAAAAAGTAAGTACGACCACCAAGAAATGCCGGACCCAGTAGCTGATAAATGTAGAATGCTTGAAGATGAGCTTGAACAGTTAAAAAAGCGATTTATTGAAATAGAGAAATTTGTTGAAAAGGAAGGGAACTTATTATGA